Proteins from a genomic interval of Gemmatimonadaceae bacterium:
- a CDS encoding serine hydrolase, whose translation MRAYSGEGAGGNDSSRRWLDASMRPVVSLILFVAAAGCATVAATEGSTITRIAPVNTLVSAPPAAAGMSGNLNATLDSIIASALAEGAAPGATLAVGRYGRLVHLKAYGRLDTAVASAPVDVNTIFDMASLTKVIATTTTAMILEEQGVLDLDRTIASYLPGFNAPDKAPITMRMAMTHRGGLEAFAPLFRTFRGRDQYLQQINQRPLKAVPGTTTIYSDWEMILTQLVLETITGVPLDRLADEKVFRPLGMTSTRFNPDSSLKALIAPTEIDTTRGGLVWGRVHDENADAMGGVAGHAGLFSTVGDVAIFAQMLLNGGQYNGVRIVSPTTVARWTAPQIRGSSRALGWDTPSTVSSAGRFFSPRSFGHTGFTGTSMWIDPTRDLFVILLTNRVNPTRENTRVFALRRAVADAVQQSITNAPLVDWDTAGARK comes from the coding sequence GTGCGCGCCTACAGTGGTGAGGGGGCCGGCGGAAACGATTCATCCCGCCGATGGCTCGACGCGTCGATGAGACCAGTTGTCTCGCTCATCCTGTTCGTGGCAGCCGCTGGCTGCGCCACCGTCGCCGCCACCGAAGGGTCGACTATTACCCGCATCGCACCAGTGAATACTCTCGTCTCCGCACCTCCGGCAGCGGCTGGAATGAGCGGCAATCTGAACGCGACACTCGATTCGATCATTGCGAGCGCGCTGGCTGAGGGCGCCGCTCCCGGCGCGACACTCGCGGTGGGACGCTACGGGCGGCTCGTGCATCTCAAGGCGTATGGGCGCCTCGATACCGCCGTCGCGTCAGCACCAGTCGATGTCAACACGATATTCGACATGGCGTCACTGACCAAAGTCATAGCCACGACCACGACGGCCATGATCCTCGAAGAGCAGGGCGTGCTCGATCTCGACCGAACCATTGCCAGCTACCTGCCCGGGTTCAATGCCCCCGACAAGGCGCCGATCACGATGAGAATGGCTATGACACATCGTGGAGGCCTCGAGGCGTTCGCTCCCCTGTTCAGGACGTTCCGCGGGCGCGACCAGTATCTGCAGCAGATAAACCAGAGGCCGCTGAAGGCGGTCCCCGGCACCACTACCATATATAGTGACTGGGAAATGATCCTCACTCAGCTCGTGCTCGAGACCATTACGGGTGTCCCTCTCGACCGGCTCGCCGATGAGAAGGTGTTTCGTCCTCTTGGCATGACCAGCACGAGATTCAACCCGGATTCGAGCCTGAAGGCGCTAATTGCTCCCACGGAGATCGACACTACTCGCGGCGGGCTGGTGTGGGGACGCGTTCACGACGAGAACGCCGATGCCATGGGCGGGGTTGCCGGTCACGCGGGACTCTTCTCAACCGTCGGCGACGTTGCCATCTTCGCACAGATGCTGTTGAATGGAGGCCAATACAACGGCGTGAGAATCGTGAGTCCGACCACGGTCGCGAGGTGGACCGCGCCACAGATTCGCGGGTCGAGCAGAGCGCTCGGCTGGGACACTCCGTCGACGGTATCGAGTGCCGGCCGTTTCTTTTCGCCGCGTAGCTTCGGCCACACCGGGTTCACGGGCACGTCCATGTGGATTGATCCGACCCGTGACCTCTTCGTGATTCTGCTGACGAACCGGGTAAACCCGACACGCGAGAACACGCGAGTCTTTGCGCTGCGGCGCGCTGTCGCCGATGCTGTCCAGCAATCAATCACGAATGCGCCGCTCGTCGACTGGGATACCGCGGGGGCACGCAAATGA
- the nagB gene encoding glucosamine-6-phosphate deaminase, which translates to MSPQVRERIPVVIAEYDEVSRRIARRIADVIAERRKAGAHAVLGLATGSTPIGIYRELARLHREEGVDFSDVVTFNLDEYFPMRPESIHSYNRYMWENLFDEINVRPENVHVPRGDVPRDQVAAETAAYEQAIRDSGGIDIQILGIGKTGHIGFNEPGSGIDSRTRLIALDTVTRRDAAADFFGEDNVPTEAVTMGVATIMEAREIALIATGEHKSVIIKRAVEGEPDPDVAATYLQLHPNAVFYVDPAAAADLTRVRMPWITGEVEWTPALEVAAVIWLSEVTGKSILKLDSLDYREHHLSSLLARYQTAGPLNGEVFNALISKVRGKSKLPTRQNIVVFSPHPDDDVISMGGILHKLHQNANRIVVAYQTSGNIAVFDHEVRRYVDFLRRVNRDFTARETGLAPVLEKVERFLAQKEPGQVDIPEVLAIKRGIREAEAVSGIETFGMSREQARFLNLPFYQTGKTRKDPIGPEDVQITLELLEQHRPSMIFVAGDLSDPHGTHRMCLETVQHALDQYSGEPPEVWYYRGAWQEWDVGEADVLVPLSEDELRWKIRAIFKHQSQKDRAPFPGQDEREFWQRVEERNKRTAAVVDGLGLPEYFAMEAYVVRRDGAPMEAERVPTSALGAPSDQDSPRAHAR; encoded by the coding sequence ATGAGCCCGCAAGTTCGTGAGCGAATCCCCGTAGTCATTGCCGAGTATGACGAAGTCTCGCGCCGGATAGCCAGACGAATCGCCGACGTGATCGCCGAGCGGCGAAAGGCAGGAGCGCATGCGGTGCTCGGACTCGCCACGGGAAGCACTCCGATCGGGATCTACCGCGAGCTGGCGCGCCTGCATCGGGAGGAGGGAGTCGATTTTTCCGACGTCGTCACCTTCAATCTCGATGAGTATTTCCCGATGCGGCCGGAGAGCATCCACAGCTACAATCGCTACATGTGGGAGAATCTCTTCGACGAGATCAACGTGCGGCCGGAGAATGTGCACGTGCCGCGCGGCGACGTTCCGCGGGATCAGGTGGCGGCGGAAACCGCCGCCTACGAGCAGGCAATTCGGGATTCCGGCGGGATAGACATTCAGATCCTCGGCATCGGCAAGACGGGGCATATCGGCTTCAACGAGCCGGGCTCGGGCATTGACTCGCGAACGCGGCTGATCGCTCTCGACACCGTGACGCGTCGCGACGCGGCTGCCGATTTCTTCGGCGAGGACAACGTGCCGACCGAAGCGGTCACCATGGGCGTGGCGACGATCATGGAGGCGCGGGAGATAGCGCTAATCGCAACTGGCGAGCACAAATCGGTCATCATCAAGCGTGCGGTCGAGGGCGAGCCTGATCCCGATGTAGCGGCCACCTACCTGCAGCTTCATCCCAACGCGGTGTTCTATGTGGACCCCGCTGCGGCCGCCGACCTCACGCGCGTTCGCATGCCGTGGATCACGGGCGAGGTGGAATGGACGCCGGCGCTCGAAGTGGCCGCCGTAATCTGGCTGAGCGAAGTCACCGGCAAGTCGATCCTGAAGCTCGACAGTCTCGATTACCGTGAGCACCATTTGAGCTCGCTTCTCGCCCGTTACCAGACAGCAGGCCCGCTCAACGGCGAGGTGTTCAACGCGCTGATCTCCAAAGTGCGCGGAAAGAGCAAGCTTCCAACGAGGCAGAACATTGTCGTCTTCTCACCGCATCCGGATGACGACGTGATCTCGATGGGCGGGATTCTCCACAAGCTGCACCAGAACGCAAATCGCATCGTGGTCGCGTATCAGACATCCGGCAACATCGCCGTGTTCGATCACGAGGTGCGGCGCTACGTGGATTTTCTCAGGCGCGTGAATCGCGACTTCACAGCGCGCGAGACCGGGCTCGCACCCGTGCTCGAGAAAGTGGAGCGATTTCTGGCGCAGAAGGAGCCGGGCCAGGTGGACATTCCGGAGGTGCTGGCGATCAAGCGTGGCATTCGCGAGGCCGAGGCAGTGTCGGGAATCGAGACGTTCGGGATGAGCCGCGAGCAGGCACGCTTTCTCAATCTGCCGTTCTATCAGACCGGCAAAACGCGGAAGGATCCGATCGGCCCGGAAGATGTACAGATCACGCTCGAGCTGCTCGAGCAGCATCGCCCGTCAATGATATTCGTGGCCGGCGACCTTTCAGATCCGCACGGTACTCACCGGATGTGTCTCGAGACCGTGCAGCATGCGCTCGACCAGTATTCGGGTGAGCCGCCTGAAGTGTGGTACTATCGCGGCGCGTGGCAGGAGTGGGATGTCGGTGAAGCCGATGTGCTGGTGCCGTTGTCCGAGGACGAGCTTCGATGGAAGATCCGGGCGATCTTCAAGCACCAGAGTCAGAAGGATCGGGCTCCCTTTCCCGGCCAGGACGAGCGCGAGTTCTGGCAGCGCGTTGAGGAGCGGAACAAGCGCACTGCGGCAGTCGTCGACGGGCTGGGATTGCCGGAGTACTTCGCTATGGAGGCCTACGTGGTCCGGCGGGACGGCGCGCCGATGGAGGCAGAGCGAGTTCCCACGAGTGCGCTGGGAGCGCCGAGTGATCAGGATTCGCCGCGCGCACACGCTCGATAG
- a CDS encoding TonB-dependent receptor, which translates to MFALNVRRLLTGIAVTLFALPAAAQNGTITGRVTDAGTGAGIASAGVRVLAGIRNAGGAATDENGNYRISDVAPGTYTVEARRVGYTPTRREGITVGAGASATVDIAMAELPTQLETIITGVSRAPEKVIDAPASVSVVNSAEINERPAITVADHVAALPGVDVARGGLLRSNIVARGFNNIFSGAMMTMTDNRFAFVPSLRVNIPYLNPTNMEDIDRIEVVLGPGAALYGPNTTSGVMAIFTKSPFSTQGTTVTVDGGNQSVLRGSIRTAWAPTPKFGFKVAYEAFRGKEWPFLAADTIGERKPRDRDINRQGGEIRADFRPTPSSEIIANYGRSQAGSVVEPTGLGPAQVKDWVYQTYQLRGRFKQLFAQVFLNTSDAGETYLLQKVQPQTNCPDVSDDACIIDRSKQFVAQAQHGLNFGTRERLLYGFDYIHTMPKTEGTINGNNEDDDEIKEVGGYLHSVTQLSRMFEVTAAARVDKHSRLDDPVFSPRLALVFKPVENQNLRLIYNRAFSTPSTNNLFLDRIGLSNALLNVRAVGTPNTGFQFRRDCPAGLGGLCMKTFNSFGGSATADFVAANPFVTSVAAARAGTLVAGLTAAYAGFGIPGPTAAALAAGVGSYLGTLRPTAAQVGTTLIIPSVGPGSTAFPVSPDQLLDIDRPMPTIHNTIEAGYKGILANRLQISLDLWHENRQNFVGPLQIESPVVFMNPTALNGYLSASLTPFFQAALQGTGLPASLAAQLAGGTAANLSTGLPGSNPASTVPCALATPAACPIGVVNFDTPNARNDVVLAYRSYQKSINLLGSDFGGELLLDGGFSLQGTYSWVNKKLFSKTYLGTREDVSLNAPANKHSFAINFRDEVKGLSAQVRERHVDGFNTLAFVGGPVEPYTLLDANLSVRPSFVNGVVWSLNGTNLLNKKHREFTQGNFIGRLIMTRVQVTF; encoded by the coding sequence ATGTTCGCACTCAACGTACGCAGGCTTCTGACTGGTATTGCCGTGACGTTATTTGCATTGCCGGCGGCGGCGCAAAACGGGACGATTACTGGAAGGGTCACTGACGCAGGCACGGGCGCAGGCATCGCCAGCGCCGGAGTGCGCGTGCTGGCCGGGATTCGAAACGCGGGAGGCGCCGCAACCGACGAGAATGGCAATTACCGGATCTCCGACGTTGCGCCCGGAACCTATACGGTCGAGGCAAGGCGCGTCGGCTACACTCCGACGCGGAGGGAAGGGATCACTGTCGGGGCGGGCGCTTCCGCAACGGTCGACATTGCGATGGCCGAGCTTCCGACGCAGCTCGAGACAATTATCACTGGCGTCTCCCGCGCCCCCGAAAAAGTCATCGACGCGCCGGCGTCTGTATCGGTCGTCAATTCGGCGGAGATCAACGAGCGCCCGGCCATTACCGTCGCGGATCACGTGGCGGCACTGCCCGGAGTTGACGTCGCTCGCGGCGGTCTCTTGCGCTCGAACATCGTCGCCCGCGGCTTCAACAACATCTTTTCCGGCGCGATGATGACGATGACGGACAACCGGTTCGCATTCGTGCCGTCTCTTCGCGTCAACATTCCCTATTTGAATCCGACGAACATGGAGGACATCGACCGAATCGAGGTCGTCCTTGGTCCCGGCGCGGCGTTGTACGGCCCGAATACCACCAGCGGCGTGATGGCCATCTTCACCAAGTCGCCGTTCTCGACACAGGGCACGACGGTCACCGTCGATGGAGGCAATCAGAGCGTGCTCCGCGGATCGATCCGCACAGCGTGGGCGCCTACTCCGAAATTCGGATTCAAGGTGGCGTACGAGGCGTTTCGCGGAAAAGAGTGGCCTTTTTTAGCTGCCGACACGATCGGTGAGCGAAAGCCACGGGACCGTGACATCAACCGCCAGGGCGGCGAAATACGCGCGGATTTCCGGCCCACGCCCAGCAGCGAAATAATTGCCAATTACGGCCGCAGCCAGGCCGGGAGCGTCGTCGAGCCGACGGGACTCGGCCCCGCACAGGTGAAGGACTGGGTCTATCAAACCTATCAGCTGCGCGGCCGGTTCAAGCAGTTGTTCGCACAGGTGTTCCTCAATACGAGCGACGCGGGAGAAACCTATCTGCTCCAGAAAGTGCAGCCGCAGACGAATTGCCCGGACGTCAGTGATGACGCGTGCATCATCGACAGGTCAAAACAGTTCGTTGCGCAGGCCCAGCACGGGCTGAACTTCGGGACGCGCGAGCGGCTTCTCTATGGCTTCGACTACATCCACACGATGCCGAAGACCGAAGGCACGATCAACGGCAACAACGAGGACGACGACGAGATCAAGGAAGTAGGAGGTTACCTCCATTCAGTTACGCAGCTCTCGCGGATGTTTGAGGTCACCGCCGCGGCCCGCGTCGACAAGCACAGCCGCCTCGATGATCCTGTTTTCTCCCCGCGCCTCGCCCTGGTGTTCAAGCCGGTTGAGAACCAGAACTTGAGGCTGATCTACAATCGCGCCTTCTCGACTCCCAGCACGAACAACCTCTTTCTCGATCGCATCGGGCTTAGTAATGCTCTTCTCAACGTTCGTGCAGTAGGCACGCCGAACACGGGTTTTCAGTTCCGACGCGATTGCCCGGCCGGACTCGGCGGACTCTGCATGAAGACATTCAACTCGTTTGGCGGGAGTGCGACCGCTGATTTTGTGGCGGCGAATCCGTTCGTCACCTCAGTGGCCGCAGCGCGGGCGGGCACCCTGGTTGCCGGACTCACCGCGGCCTACGCCGGGTTCGGTATTCCTGGTCCAACAGCAGCCGCTCTGGCGGCAGGAGTGGGCAGTTACCTCGGCACGCTCCGTCCAACTGCGGCGCAAGTCGGTACGACGCTGATAATTCCCTCGGTTGGGCCCGGCTCAACGGCTTTCCCGGTGTCGCCTGATCAGCTTCTGGACATCGATCGCCCGATGCCGACGATTCACAACACGATCGAGGCGGGGTACAAGGGAATCCTCGCGAACCGGCTGCAAATCTCACTGGATCTGTGGCACGAGAACCGGCAGAATTTCGTCGGTCCGCTGCAGATTGAATCACCGGTTGTATTCATGAACCCAACAGCTCTCAATGGCTACTTGAGCGCGTCGCTCACCCCATTCTTCCAGGCCGCTCTTCAAGGTACGGGTTTGCCCGCGAGCCTCGCGGCTCAGCTTGCCGGTGGGACAGCGGCGAACCTCTCGACCGGGTTGCCCGGCAGCAACCCGGCGTCAACGGTCCCGTGCGCCTTGGCTACACCAGCAGCCTGCCCCATCGGCGTTGTGAACTTCGATACTCCAAATGCCAGAAACGACGTCGTCCTCGCCTATCGCAGCTACCAGAAGAGCATCAACCTTCTCGGAAGCGATTTCGGCGGCGAGCTTCTGCTCGACGGAGGGTTCTCGCTACAGGGAACCTACTCCTGGGTGAACAAAAAGCTGTTCTCCAAGACGTATCTGGGGACCAGAGAGGACGTCTCGCTCAATGCTCCGGCGAACAAGCACTCGTTCGCGATAAACTTTCGCGACGAAGTGAAGGGCTTGAGCGCGCAGGTGCGCGAGCGTCACGTGGATGGGTTCAACACTCTCGCGT